The following proteins are co-located in the Hevea brasiliensis isolate MT/VB/25A 57/8 chromosome 11, ASM3005281v1, whole genome shotgun sequence genome:
- the LOC110636555 gene encoding 3-ketoacyl-CoA synthase 10 isoform X1: protein MANERDHLSTEIVNRGIQSSGPNAGSLTFSVRVRRRLPDFLQSVNLKYVKLGYRYLINHAIYLATIPVLVLVFSAEVGSLSREELWRKLWEDARYDLVTVVSFFAVFVFTVSAYFTSRPRSIYLLGFACYRPHDDLKVSNDEFIELARKTGKYDEASLEFQTKILQSSGLGDETYIPKAVMRQENCATMKEGRLEASTVIFGALDELFEKTRVRPKDVGVLVVNCSIFNPTPSLSAMVINHYKMRGNILSYNLGGMGCSAGIIAVDLARDMLQANPNNYAVVVSTEMVGYNWYPGQDRSMIMPNCFFRMGCSAVLLSNRRLDYPRAKYRLEHIVRTHKGADDRSFRCVYQEEDDQKFKGLKVSKQLMEIGGDALKTNITTLGPLVLPFSEQILFFGTLVWRHLFGKKNGSLPSLPPKPYIPDYKLAFEHFCVHAASKIVLDEIQRNLGLSDKNIEASRMALHRFGNTSSSSIWYELAYLEAKERVKRGDRVWQLAFGSGFKCNSLVWKSMRRVKKPSRNPWLDCIDRYPVTSFTGNG, encoded by the exons ATGGCCAATGAAAGAGATCATTTGTCCACAGAGATTGTCAACCGTGGGATACAGTCTTCAGGCCCCAATGCTGGATCTCTCACATTCTCTGTCAGGGTAAGGAGAAGGTTGCCGGACTTTCTCCAATCGGTAAACCTCAAGTACGTTAAGTTGGGCTACCGTTACCTTATCAACCATGCCATATACTTGGCCACCATACCAGTTTTGGTGCTGGTTTTTAGTGCTGAGGTCGGGAGTCTTAGTAGGGAAGAGCTCTGGAGGAAGCTATGGGAAGATGCTCGTTATGATCTTGTTACTGTTGTTTCTTTCTTTGCTGTTTTCGTCTTTACTGTTTCTGCTTACTTCACGTCTCGCCCAAGGTCTATTTATCTCCTGGGTTTTGCATGTTATCGCCCTCATGATGATCTCAAG GTGAGCAACGATGAGTTCATCGAGCTGGCAAGAAAGACAGGAAAGTATGATGAGGCAAGCCTGGAATTCCAGACGAAAATTTTACAATCATCAGGACTAGGAGACGAAACCTACATCCCTAAAGCAGTCATGCGGCAAGAGAATTGTGCAACCATGAAGGAAGGTCGTTTGGAGGCCTCAACAGTAATCTTTGGGGCACTTGATGAGCTTTTTGAGAAGACCAGAGTCCGTCCAAAGGACGTTGGGGTCCTAGTAGTGAACTGCAGCATCTTTAACCCAACCCCATCTCTTTCTGCCATGGTCATAAATCACTACAAGATGAGAGGTAACATCCTCAGCTATAATCTTGGTGGCATGGGCTGCAGTGCTGGGATTATAGCTGTGGACCTGGCCCGTGACATGTTGCAGGCCAATCCCAACAATTATGCTGTAGTGGTTAGCACTGAGATGGTGGGCTATAACTGGTACCCGGGCCAGGACCGGTCCATGATTATGCCCAATTGCTTTTTTAGGATGGGCTGCTCCGCTGTCCTACTGTCCAACCGGCGGCTAGACTATCCGCGTGCCAAGTACCGGCTTGAACACATCGTGAGGACCCATAAAGGAGCTGATGATCGCAGTTTCAG GTGCGTTTACCAGGAAGAGGATgaccaaaaattcaagggattgAAAGTAAGCAAACAACTCATGGAAATAGGAGGAGATGCACTGAAAACTAACATCACCACGCTAGGACCTCTAGTCCTTCCCTTCTCAGAGCAGATTCTCTTCTTTGGGACCCTGGTTTGGAGGCACTTATTTGGCAAGAAAAATGGATCTTTACCATCACTACCACCCAAGCCCTACATCCCTGACTACAAGCTAGCATTTGAGCACTTCTGTGTCCATGCAGCCAGCAAAATCGTGCTTGATGAGATACAGAGAAATCTTGGACTGAGTGACAAGAACATAGAGGCATCAAGAATGGCACTGCACAGGTTTGGGAACACTTCTAGCAGCAGCATATGGTACGAGCTGGCTTATTTGGAAGCTAAGGAAAGAGTGAAGAGAGGAGACAGGGTTTGGCAACTTGCTTTTGGTTCTGGTTTCAAGTGCAACAGCCTGGTTTGGAAGTCCATGAGACGAGTGAAAAAGCCTTCCAGGAATCCGTGGCTTGACTGCATTGACAGATATCCTGTGACTTCATTTACAG GAAATGGGTGA
- the LOC110636555 gene encoding 3-ketoacyl-CoA synthase 10 isoform X2 has protein sequence MANERDHLSTEIVNRGIQSSGPNAGSLTFSVRVRRRLPDFLQSVNLKYVKLGYRYLINHAIYLATIPVLVLVFSAEVGSLSREELWRKLWEDARYDLVTVVSFFAVFVFTVSAYFTSRPRSIYLLGFACYRPHDDLKVSNDEFIELARKTGKYDEASLEFQTKILQSSGLGDETYIPKAVMRQENCATMKEGRLEASTVIFGALDELFEKTRVRPKDVGVLVVNCSIFNPTPSLSAMVINHYKMRGNILSYNLGGMGCSAGIIAVDLARDMLQANPNNYAVVVSTEMVGYNWYPGQDRSMIMPNCFFRMGCSAVLLSNRRLDYPRAKYRLEHIVRTHKGADDRSFRCVYQEEDDQKFKGLKVSKQLMEIGGDALKTNITTLGPLVLPFSEQILFFGTLVWRHLFGKKNGSLPSLPPKPYIPDYKLAFEHFCVHAASKIVLDEIQRNLGLSDKNIEASRMALHRFGNTSSSSIWYELAYLEAKERVKRGDRVWQLAFGSGFKCNSLVWKSMRRVKKPSRNPWLDCIDRYPVTSFTACN, from the exons ATGGCCAATGAAAGAGATCATTTGTCCACAGAGATTGTCAACCGTGGGATACAGTCTTCAGGCCCCAATGCTGGATCTCTCACATTCTCTGTCAGGGTAAGGAGAAGGTTGCCGGACTTTCTCCAATCGGTAAACCTCAAGTACGTTAAGTTGGGCTACCGTTACCTTATCAACCATGCCATATACTTGGCCACCATACCAGTTTTGGTGCTGGTTTTTAGTGCTGAGGTCGGGAGTCTTAGTAGGGAAGAGCTCTGGAGGAAGCTATGGGAAGATGCTCGTTATGATCTTGTTACTGTTGTTTCTTTCTTTGCTGTTTTCGTCTTTACTGTTTCTGCTTACTTCACGTCTCGCCCAAGGTCTATTTATCTCCTGGGTTTTGCATGTTATCGCCCTCATGATGATCTCAAG GTGAGCAACGATGAGTTCATCGAGCTGGCAAGAAAGACAGGAAAGTATGATGAGGCAAGCCTGGAATTCCAGACGAAAATTTTACAATCATCAGGACTAGGAGACGAAACCTACATCCCTAAAGCAGTCATGCGGCAAGAGAATTGTGCAACCATGAAGGAAGGTCGTTTGGAGGCCTCAACAGTAATCTTTGGGGCACTTGATGAGCTTTTTGAGAAGACCAGAGTCCGTCCAAAGGACGTTGGGGTCCTAGTAGTGAACTGCAGCATCTTTAACCCAACCCCATCTCTTTCTGCCATGGTCATAAATCACTACAAGATGAGAGGTAACATCCTCAGCTATAATCTTGGTGGCATGGGCTGCAGTGCTGGGATTATAGCTGTGGACCTGGCCCGTGACATGTTGCAGGCCAATCCCAACAATTATGCTGTAGTGGTTAGCACTGAGATGGTGGGCTATAACTGGTACCCGGGCCAGGACCGGTCCATGATTATGCCCAATTGCTTTTTTAGGATGGGCTGCTCCGCTGTCCTACTGTCCAACCGGCGGCTAGACTATCCGCGTGCCAAGTACCGGCTTGAACACATCGTGAGGACCCATAAAGGAGCTGATGATCGCAGTTTCAG GTGCGTTTACCAGGAAGAGGATgaccaaaaattcaagggattgAAAGTAAGCAAACAACTCATGGAAATAGGAGGAGATGCACTGAAAACTAACATCACCACGCTAGGACCTCTAGTCCTTCCCTTCTCAGAGCAGATTCTCTTCTTTGGGACCCTGGTTTGGAGGCACTTATTTGGCAAGAAAAATGGATCTTTACCATCACTACCACCCAAGCCCTACATCCCTGACTACAAGCTAGCATTTGAGCACTTCTGTGTCCATGCAGCCAGCAAAATCGTGCTTGATGAGATACAGAGAAATCTTGGACTGAGTGACAAGAACATAGAGGCATCAAGAATGGCACTGCACAGGTTTGGGAACACTTCTAGCAGCAGCATATGGTACGAGCTGGCTTATTTGGAAGCTAAGGAAAGAGTGAAGAGAGGAGACAGGGTTTGGCAACTTGCTTTTGGTTCTGGTTTCAAGTGCAACAGCCTGGTTTGGAAGTCCATGAGACGAGTGAAAAAGCCTTCCAGGAATCCGTGGCTTGACTGCATTGACAGATATCCTGTGACTTCATTTACAG CATGCAATTAA